From one Lycium ferocissimum isolate CSIRO_LF1 chromosome 5, AGI_CSIRO_Lferr_CH_V1, whole genome shotgun sequence genomic stretch:
- the LOC132056923 gene encoding abscisic acid receptor PYL4-like, producing the protein MPPKSSHLIQRINPTTTPTTSTTTTTTYKQLQRCTPIPSPCTTQVPEAVIKYHTHTVNPNQCCSAMIRRISAPVSTVWSVVRRFDNPQAYKHFLKSCHVIGGQGDVGTLREVRVVSGLPAASSMERLDILDEERHVISFSVVGGDHRLANYRSVTTLHADPSNIGTIVVESYVVDIPHGNTKEETCVFVDTIVKCNLQSLSQIAENLSR; encoded by the coding sequence atgcctccAAAATCATCGCATTTAATCCAAAGAATCAACCCCACCACCACCCCTACAacttccaccaccaccaccaccacttaTAAACAACTACAAAGATGTACACCAATACCTTCACCATGTACAACCCAAGTTCCAGAAGCCGTCATTAAATACCATACTCACACCGTTAACCCTAACCAGTGTTGCTCCGCCATGATCCGACGTATCTCCGCCCCCGTTTCCACCGTATGGTCCGTCGTACGCCGCTTCGACAACCCTCAAGCCTATAAACACTTCCTCAAGAGCTGCCACGTCATCGGTGGGCAGGGTGACGTGGGCACCCTCCGTGAAGTGCGGGTAGTCTCGGGACTACCCGCAGCTAGTAGCATGGAGAGGCTTGATATACTTGACGAGGAGCGCCACGTCATCAGCTTCAGTGTCGTAGGTGGGGACCACCGATTGGCGAATTATCGATCTGTCACCACCCTCCATGCGGATCCGAGCAATATTGGGACGATTGTTGTGGAATCGTACGTTGTTGATATACCACATGGGAATACTAAAGAAGAGACGTGTGTTTTTGTGGACACTATTGTTAAATGTAACCTCCAATCCCTTTCCCAGATCGCTGAGAATTTGAGCAGATAA
- the LOC132055187 gene encoding uncharacterized mitochondrial protein AtMg00810-like, whose translation MQLPQEFNTSSKTDGQQACRLLKSLSVGTPVEANQKLTSTVFDKILSMQDEHSKVKEDALLDDPGVYQRLVGRLLYLTVTRPDVSFPVQNLSQFMHSPKQSRMEAAVRVVRYLKQVPGMRVLMSSNQLQTYYDADWASCPSTRRSISGYLVKLRDFLISWKSKKRATVSRSSTKAEYRSLASVMAKIEKIQLGLIQTVYLASAEQPADIFTKGLLAP comes from the exons ATGCAGTTGCCACAAGAATTCAATACTTCATCCAAAACAGATGGTCAGCAAGCTTGTAGGTTACTTAAGTCATTGT CAGTTGGTACACCAGTTGAAGCCAATCAAAAACTCACCTCAACAGTTTTTGATAAGATTTTAAGTATGCAAGATGAGCATTCAAAAGTAAAGGAAGATGCATTATTGGATGATCCTGGTGTATATCAGAGATTGGTTGGAAGACTGTTGTATTTGACAGTCACCAGACCAGATGTGTCATTTCCAGTTCAAAACCTCAGCCAGTTCATGCATTCTCCTAAACAATCTCGTATGGAAGCTGCTGTTAGAGTGGTCAGATATCTCAAGCAAGTACCAGGAATGAGAGTGTTAATGTCATCCAATCAACTACAAACTTATTATGATGCAGATTGGGCATCTTGTCCATCTACTAGAAGATCAATTAGTGGTTACTTGGTGAAATTAAGAGACTTTCTTATCTCATGGAAATCAAAGAAACGGGCCACAGTTTCCAGAAGTTCAACTAAGGCAGAATACAGAAGTCTTGCATCTGTTATGGCAAAAATT GAAAAAATCCAACTTGGGCTTATTCAGACAGTTTACTTGGCTTCTGCAGAACAACCTGCTGATATATTCACTAAAGGGTTGCTAGCACCTTAG